In Populus nigra chromosome 1, ddPopNigr1.1, whole genome shotgun sequence, one genomic interval encodes:
- the LOC133669205 gene encoding uncharacterized protein LOC133669205, which yields MEKKQGFFSALKEEVVRGLSPSRSRSNSPARTASPMSGLLRRKKHKETSFFASQPEPVIGRSGSLRPMVGEALSPLMEGPDPDGGEGERKRVGSGLGQWMRGQLSRAPSVTSLAYKRSDLRLLLGVMGAPLAPVHVSTLDPLPHLSIKDTPIETSSAQYILQQYMAASGGHQVQNSIRNAYAMGKLKMIASEFETPTRVVKNRNGARGVESGGFVLWQMNPDMWYVELAVGGSKVHAGCNGKLVWRHTPWLGAHTAKGPVRPLRRALQGLDPRTTASMFADAKCIGEKNINGEDCFILKLFADPQTLKARSEGPAEIIRHVLFGYFSQKTGLLVHMEDSHLTRIQSNGGDAVYWETTINSFLDDYRPVEGIMIAHSGRTVVTLYRFGEVAMSHTKTKMEEAWTIEEVAFNVPGLSVDCFIPPADLKSGSFSEACELAQDERGKSAMALAAYRAKVAALDKSDDSCADNMIWKMEVSD from the exons atggaaaaaaaacaaggtttcTTCTCGGCGCTCAAAGAAGAAGTTGTCCGTGGCCTCTCCCCTTCTCGTTCCCGCTCCAACAGCCCGGCTCGAACCGCGTCTCCAATGTCGGGCCTGCTTCGCCGCAAAAAACACAAGGAAACTTCCTTCTTCGCGTCGCAACCAGAACCAGTGATTGGGAGATCAGGGAGTTTGAGGCCAATGGTTGGGGAAGCGTTATCTCCACTAATGGAGGGTCCGGATCCGGATGGAGGGGAAGGTGAGCGTAAACGGGTCGGGTCGGGTTTGGGTCAGTGGATGAGAGGGCAGTTATCGAGGGCTCCATCGGTTACTAGTTTGGCTTACAAGAGGTCTGATCTGAGGTTGTTGCTTGGGGTTATGGGTGCACCATTGGCTCCAGTGCATGTTAGCACTTTGGACCCTTTGCCTCACCTTAGCATTAAAGACACTCCCATT GAAACTTCCTCTGCCCAGTACATATTGCAGCAGTACATGGCAGCGTCCGGTGGGCACCAGGTGCAGAACTCTATTCGAAATGCGTATGCCATGGGAAAGCTTAAGATGATAGCTTCGGAATTTGAAACACCCACGAGGGTGGTCAAGAACCGGAATGGTGCTAGAGGTGTGGAATCGGGTGGGTTTGTGCTTTGGCAGATGAATCCTGATATGTGGTATGTTGAGCTAGCGGTTGGGGGTAGCAAGGTTCATGCTGGCTGCAATGGCAAACTTGTTTGGAGGCACACACCTTGGCTTGGTGCACATACTGCTAAAGGCCCTGTTAGACCCTTGCGTCGAGCACTTCAG GGTCTTGATCCAAGAACCACAGCCAGTATGTTTGCTGATGCAAAGTGCATaggagagaaaaacataaatggtGAGGATTGCTTTATACTAAAGCTTTTTGCTGATCCACAGACTCTGAAGGCCCGGAGTGAAGGCCCTGCAGAGATCATAAGGCATGTTTTATTTGGCTACTTCAGTCAAAAGACTGGACTTCTTGTTCACATGGAGGATTCACATCTGACCCGTATCCAATCCAATGGTGGAGATGCAGTTTACTGGGAAACAACAATCAATTCGTTCCTTGATGATTACAGGCCAGTTGAAGGGATCATGATTGCCCACTCGGGTCGTACTGTGGTGACTCTTTACAGGTTTGGCGAGGTAGCAATGAGCCATACCAAGACAAAGATGGAGGAAGCTTGGACTATTGAAGAGGTTGCATTCAATGTGCCCGGCCTTTCAGTAGACTGTTTTATCCCTCCAGCAGATTTAAAATCAGGGTCCTTTAGTGAAGCTTGTGAGCTAGCTCAGGATGAAAGGGGAAAGAGTGCAATGGCATTAGCAGCATATCGGGCGAAAGTTGCAGCCCTAGACAAGTCAGATGATAGCTGTGCAGATAACATGATATGGAAGATGGAGGTGTCTGATTGA